The following proteins are co-located in the Eptesicus fuscus isolate TK198812 chromosome 9, DD_ASM_mEF_20220401, whole genome shotgun sequence genome:
- the CZIB gene encoding CXXC motif containing zinc binding protein isoform X2, with translation MGKIALQLKATLENVTNLRPVGEDFRWYLKMKCGNCGEISEKWQYIRLMDSVALKGGRGSASMVQKCKLCARENSIEILSSTIRSYNVEDNEKFKTIVEFECRGLEPVDFQPQAGFAAEGVESRTIFSDINLQEKDWTDYDEKAQESVGIYEVTHQFVKC, from the exons ATGGGG aaAATCGCGCTGCAGCTCAAAGCCACGCTGGAGAACGTCACTAACCTCCGGCCTGTGGGGGAGGACTTCCGGTGGTACCTGAAG ATGAAATGTGGCAACTGTGGTGAGATTTCAGAGAAGTGGCAATACATTCGGCTGATG GACAGTGTGGCACTGAAGGGAGGCCGTGGCAGCGCCTCCATGGTCCAGAAGTGCAAGCTGTGCGCGAGGGAAAACTCCATTG AGATTTTGAGCAGCACCATCAGATCTTACAAT GTTGAAGACAATGAGAAGTTCAAGACGATAGTAGAGTTTGAGTGCCGGGGCCTTGAACCAGTTGATTTCCAGCCCCAG gctgggtttGCTGCTGAGGGTGTAGAATCGAGGACAATCTTCAGTGACATTAATCTGCAGGAGAAG GACTGGACTGACTATGACGAAAAGGCTCAGGAGTCTGTGGGAATTTACGAGGTCACCCACCAGTTTGTGAAGTGCTGA
- the CZIB gene encoding CXXC motif containing zinc binding protein isoform X1, with amino-acid sequence MKCGNCGEISEKWQYIRLMDSVALKGGRGSASMVQKCKLCARENSIEILSSTIRSYNVEDNEKFKTIVEFECRGLEPVDFQPQAGFAAEGVESRTIFSDINLQEKDWTDYDEKAQESVGIYEVTHQFVKC; translated from the exons ATGAAATGTGGCAACTGTGGTGAGATTTCAGAGAAGTGGCAATACATTCGGCTGATG GACAGTGTGGCACTGAAGGGAGGCCGTGGCAGCGCCTCCATGGTCCAGAAGTGCAAGCTGTGCGCGAGGGAAAACTCCATTG AGATTTTGAGCAGCACCATCAGATCTTACAAT GTTGAAGACAATGAGAAGTTCAAGACGATAGTAGAGTTTGAGTGCCGGGGCCTTGAACCAGTTGATTTCCAGCCCCAG gctgggtttGCTGCTGAGGGTGTAGAATCGAGGACAATCTTCAGTGACATTAATCTGCAGGAGAAG GACTGGACTGACTATGACGAAAAGGCTCAGGAGTCTGTGGGAATTTACGAGGTCACCCACCAGTTTGTGAAGTGCTGA